In the genome of Bacillota bacterium, the window GCAGGCGTGGGACCGATGGCGGCTGTTGCGGGCGCCATAGCTGAATGGGTCGGCAGGAGGCTGCTCGAATGCTCTGATGAGGCCCGCGGCGAGGTTATTGTCGAGAACGGTGGGGATATCTTCATGGCATCGAAGCGGGATCGCCGGGTGGGGATATTCGCCGGCGATTCCCCATTCACCAATAGAATCGCCATCGAAATTCCCCCGTCGGATATGCCCGTGGGCATTTGTACGTCCGCAGGGACGGTTGGGCACTCGCTGAGCCTGGGAAGGGCCGATGCCGCCGTCGCGCTCGCCCGCGATGCAGCGCTCGCCGATGCGGCGGCAACGGCTATAGGGAACCTTGTCAGGACGCCGGACGATATAAGCGGCGCCTTGGAGTTTGCCCGGCGCATAGATGGCCTTATGGGGGCGCTTATCATAAAGGGAGATAAGATGGCCGCTTACGGGAAGGTGAAGCTTGTCCCTATATGTGGATAGGATCCCATGCACCCCGATCAGACCATTGGACCATCGCTGGATCTCTTTCAGCTTGACTCAGCGGCCCGCGCTCACGACCCCTGTTGCGACCTCCATCGCGGGCTCGAGTTCAGGCTCTGGCGCTCGCTCGCTCCCGCCCTCGCCGGCGCTCGCGCCCTTGGCGGAACCTTGCCCGCCGCCGATGATGCCGAGCTTCTTGCCCGCGCGCCCCAAGGCATCCAGAGCCCGGTCTATATCTTCATCTGTATGGGAGGCGAGGACGTTTGCCCTGAGCCGGCACGTCTTTGGGGGCACGGCGGGCGGCAATATCGGGCAGATGAATATCCCATCCTCATGGAGCAGCATGGTCAGCTTCAGGGTTTTCTCCTCCTCACCGATTATGATCGGGATCACCGCGCTCTTGGAGTTAAGGGTGTCGTACCCGAGGTCGTGCAGGCCATCCACAAACCTCTTTATATTGGCCCTCAGCTTCGCGATCCTCCATTGCTCCTCCTCTATGACGTCGAGGGCGGCTTTCGCTGCGGCCGTTGCGGCGGGCGGGAGCGCAGCGGAGAATACAAAGCCTCTTGCATTATGGCGGAGGAATGCTATGAAGTCAGCCTTTCCGGCGACGAATCCGCCGACGGCAGGGAGGGTCTTGCTGAGAGAGCCTGTGGTTATATCTATCGCATCATCGGGAAGGCCGAAGTACTCCTTTATGCCGTGGCCGGTCCGCCCCAGGACGCCCAGGGAGTGCGCCTCGTCAACGAGCAGCCATGCATCGTATTTGCGGACGAGCTCCAGGAGCTCGGGCACGGGCGCCACATCGCCGTCCATGCTGTAGACCCCGTCGACGACCACGAGCTTGCCCCTGTAGCGGCCTTCTGCGTCACGGAGAATCCTCTCCAGGTCAGACGGGTCGTTGTGCTGAAACCAGATGAATTCCGCGCCTGAGAGCCTGGCGCCGTCAACCAGGCTCGCGTGGCTCAGCTGGTCGACGATCACGGCGTCCCCTTTCCCAACGAAGGACGAGATCGTCGCCACATTGCCAAGGAAACCGCTGTTATAGGCTATGGCATCCTCCGTCCCCATGAATTCCGCGAGTCTTCGCTCAAGCTCGACATGAAGCTTAGTCGTGCCCGCCAGGATCCTGACTCCGTGGGTGCCCGTCCCGAATTCGCTGGTCGCCGCGTTTGCTGCGGCTTTGATTCCGGGGTGGTCGATGAGGGCAAGGTAGCTATATGACGAGAACATTATCATCTCCCGGCCGCCTATGGTGACCCTGGCGCCGTTCAGCGCGTCAACCTGCTGGAGATAGTAATAGAGGTGGTTTTCTTTGACCTTCCTCAGGCGGCTGGAGAAAGCATCGATCCTTCTTTGGAGAGAGTTCATAATATTTCAAGTCCCCCTCACTGGTTTTTTACTGGTCCATCATGGCCATTACATCCATAGCTTACCATGAGCAATATAGAGATGTCAACAAAATTGTGCACAAAGATGGGCCCGAAAATACCAGAAATCAATCCTAAATACAAGACGAGCTAGCAAGATGCGCCGGCAGTAAGATGCGCTGGTAAGATGCTAAGATGCGCTGGCTGTTGATAAAGCCTTTTTATTATGCTATAATGTGAGCGTGCCTGGGTGCAAGTTCCGCCGATGGCGCAGCGAGCTTGGAGCCAGCGGTGGTATTTATTTGCAGATGAGAGAGTAGCAAGAAAGAGGTGGGCTGGATGAAGAAGGATATACACCCCAAGTTTGAGATTACGACGCTCACATGCGCTTGTGGCGAGAGGTTCGAGGTCGGCTCGACGAAAAAAGACCTCAAGGTGGAGATATGTTCCAAGTGCCATCCCATGTTTACGGGGAAGCAGAGGATAGTCGACACAGGAGGAAGGGTCGAGAGGTTCAAGAGGCGCCACGGGCTATAAGCAAGCAAGAATGGAAGTATATGGTACAGTAGAGTGGAAACATGTGGCAGAGTGGCGCTGCCGGAACCTGTTGCTGGCCGGGGTGAGGATCCATCGGGTTTCTAGCGCTAGTGGACTATTGGACGTTAGATTGGAAATGGACGTTAGATTTGGAAACAGAGCCAGGGTGGCTCTGTTTTTACAACTTGGTGGCTGGCAGGGGGAGCCTAGCAGGGGAGTGGGAGAATTGGGTTCAGATTTTCAATATGGCGGCCAGGCGGTTATCGAGGGCGTTATGATGCGCGGGCAAACCAGTATAGCCATTGCCGTGCGGAGGCAGGATCACGAGATCACCGTGCGGGAGAAGCCGATCGGTTCGTTGACAGCCAGGTGGCCGTTCTTGAGGTGGCCGGTCATCCGCGGCGTGGTCATGCTGGTGGAATCCCTGGTCATCGGGATTCAGGCTTTGATGTTCTCCGCCAACGAGTTTGCAGGCGGCGAAGGCGAGGAGAAGTTAAAACCCTGGGAGCTTACGGGCACGATCGTATTCGCCATGGCGCTTTTCGTCGGCCTGTTTATCGTGCTTCCCAATCTCTTTGCCGTAGCGGTCCAGAAGCTCGTGCATAATGTCGTCGCGGTTAACCTGCTTGAGGGGCTTTTCAGGATATTTATATTTCTCGCATACATTTTTGCTGTGTCGCGGATTAAAGATATTCAAAGGGTCTTTGAGTATCATGGTGCCGAACACAAGACCATTCACACATATGAAGCCGGCGAGGAGCTAACAGTGGAAAACGCCCGGAAGCATAGCACATTACACCCGAGATGTGGCACGAGCTTCCTCCTTATTGTGATGGTGATTATGATTATCGCCTTTTCCCTCATAGGGAGGAGGGCGTTCCTGCCCCGTATAGCCTTGAGGCTCGCCATGCTGCCTGTTGTCGCGGGCCTGTCATATGAGGTAATCAAGGCTACAGGCCGGAAACACGTGGCAAAGTGGGTCCGGTGGGCCATCGCGCCCGGGCTATGGCTGCAGAAGCTTACGACGCGCGAGCCCGACAATGAGCAGCTCGAGGTCGCGATAAAAGCCCTGGAATCCGTGCTAGAGAAGAAGGGTGATGCCTTTGTTGGACCAGCTTGATGCGTTGGAGCAAAAATATGGTGAAATAGAGAAGATGCTGGGCGACCCCGCGGTGCTGGGGGATCAAGAGAAGCTGCAGCATTATGCGAGGGCGCACGCGGACCTGGAGGGGATCGTCGCTAAATACCGGGAGTATAAGACGGTCAAGGACGGGATCCGGGACGTGAAGGATATGCTCGGCGAACGGATCGATGACGAGCTCCGGGAGCTTGCGATCTCCGAGCTCGAGTCGTTGGAGTCCAGGGCAAGACATTTGGAGAAAGAGCTGAGGATCATGCTCCTTCCCAAGGATCCAAGCGATGAAAAGGACGTCATCGTGGAGATACGCGCCGGGGCCGGCGGCGAGGAGGCGGCTCTCTTTGCGGGAGACCTTTTCAGAATGTATGGGCGCTATGCGGAGCGGCATGGCTGGCGCATCGAGATGATGAGCAGCAATCCCACGGACCTCGGCGGCTTCAAGGAAGTGATCTTCACTGTAGAGGGCCGGGGGGCGTATAGCCGGTTGAAATATGAGAGCGGCGTGCATCGCGTCCAGCGCGTTCCTACTACAGAGGCTTCAGGGCGTATCCACACGTCCACTGCGACCGTTGCAGTCCTGCCGGAGGCGGAGGAGGTCGATGTGGAGATCCGGCCCGAGGACTTGCGAATAGATGTATACCGCTCTACGGGCCATGGTGGCCAGAGCGTAAATACAACGGATTCGGCTGTCCGCATCACCCACATACCCACGGGCATCGTCGTTTCCTGCCAGGACGAGAGGTCCCAACACAAAAACAGGGAAAAGGCCATGCGCGTTCTCCGGGCGAGGCTTCTCGACAAGGTCGAGCAGGAGCAGGAGGCCGAGATCGCGCAAGCGAGAAAGTCCCAGGTCGGCACGGGGGACAGGAGCGAGCGAATCCGGACGTATAACTTCCCCCAGAACAGGGTCACGGATCACAGGATCGGCTTTACGACCCATCGCCTCGAAGCCATCCTGGACGGGGACCTCGACGAGGTTATCGATGCGCTCGTTGCAGCCGACCAGGCTGAGAGGCTGAGGAAGATTGGTTAAGCTCGAGTTTGATGGAGCTGGACCGGCTGGTCAGATTAGAGTACAGGATGCCCTGAGGCGCGGCGCTGACTACTTGCGCCCGCGCGGTGTCCCAACCCCCGTCCTGGATGCTGAGGTCCTGCTCGCGTGGGTCCTTGGCGCGAGGCGGGAGGACCTTTACACCCACCCGGAGAGGCTTCTCGCTGGCGACCAACTCAAGATGTTCGACGATGTCCTCGAGGCTAGGGGGTCACGGGTCCCCGTGGCGTATATTCGCGGCAAGAAGGAGTTTATGTCCCTCGAGTTCTATGTCGATAGGAGGGTCTTGATCCCCCGCCCCGAGACCGAGATACTTGTGGAGACTGTAGTCGAGAGACTGAATCAGCGTGCCCACCGACACGATGGCCGGCGCGCTGTTGTGGGAGCGGCCAGCCCTCAGGCTGGGCATGCTACCAGGCTTGCCGGGCATGGTGGGACGGGTCACGGGCGCGGCGTGGGAGGCGCGGAGCCTGCTGGGTGGGATGGTCGCTCGCTCTGGGTTGCTGACATTGGGACGGGAAGCGGGGCCATAGCTATATGCCTGGCGAGGCTTGTGCCGGGTGTGCATGTCTTCGCGAGCGATATCTCCACCGATGCGCTCGCTGTGGCGCGGATTAACGCGGATAAGCACGGCGTGACCGACAGGATTACGTTCATCGAGGGGGATCTGTTTTCCCCCTTTGCTGGTTTCGATGTCGATGGAGCTCGTAGAGGTAGAATCTGTGGAGCTCGTGAATTCGAAGGGAAGTTCGATGCGATAGTCTCCAATCCTCCCTACATCTCGAGCGCTGAGATGCGGACCCTGCAGGATGAGATAACCTATGAGCCGGTGGTCGCCCTCGATGGCGGCGAGGATGGGCTCGATGTTTGCCGGGGCATACTATCCCAGGCCCCGATGCATCTAGCTGAGGGTGGATTCGTTGCGCTCGAGGTTGCGAGCAACAGGGCGGAGGAGGTTCGCGAGATCGCTTTGCGCCGCTTTGAGGAGGTTGAAATCCTCCGCGATTACTCGGGCCGCGAGAGGGTTGCGTTTGCCCGGGGACCGCGCAAGGGACGTTGAGACAAATTGAGGCAAGAAAGTCTGGTAGACAAGAAATGTCCGGCAGCAAGAATACAGAGGTAATACGGGTGGATCCCATCCATCCCGAGCTTGATTTGATCCGTCGAGCAGCCCGCCTCCTGAGGGATGGGGGCCTCGTCGCATTTCCCACAGAGACGGTCTACGGGCTGGGCGCGAACGCGCTCGATGAGGAGGCCGTGAAGGATATCTTCAGGGCCAAGGGGCGACCAGCTGATAACCCGCTCATAGTTCACATTGCGCGCAGGGAGGACCTGCAAGGTGTGGTGTCGGCAGTCCCGCTGGTTGCGGAGCGCCTGATAGATCAGTTCTGGCCCGGGCCGCTTACGCTGATCTTCCCCAGGCACCCCGGCCTGCCCTACGTAACCACTGGGGGGATAGATACCGTGGCGGTGAGGATGCCTGACCACGATATAGCCCTTGGGCTCATAGCGGAGGCAGGCGTCCCGGTCGCCGCCCCGAGCGCAAATACATCCGGGCGACCGAGCCCGACAGCGGCAGAGCACGTCATCGACGACCTCGGCGGCAAGGTGGACCTGATCCTCGACGGTGGGCCGACGGCTGTGGGCGTTGAATCTACAGTGCTGGACATAACCGTAACCCCCCCTGTGATCCTGCGGCCCGGCGGGACGACGCCCGAGGATATCCAGGCGGTCATCGGCGAGGTTATCCTCCCGGGGCTGGGGGCGAGGGAAGCCAGGCACGGGTCGCCGGGCTCGCCGGACCTGGCGCCGGGAATTGCTGAGGACCAGGGCCAGGACCAGGCCCCGAAGGCGCCGGGCATGAAATACCGGCATTATTCGCCGGAGGCGGAGGTCATACTATTCGAGGCCAGGACGCGACCCGGGGCTGGCGAGGGCAGGGTCAGCGGGGATAGGGCCGGCGGGGCGCAGGCCGGGGACGGGGCAATGGGAGCAATGGGGACGATGGTTTCAATGATCTGGTCCGTGGCGACCAGGCTCGCGACCCGGGGTAAGCGAGTCGGCATCATGTGCACGGACGAAACCTGTGGCGCTTACGCTCGCCTCGCGGATAGCGCGCCGATGGGAACAAGGTCGCGGCTGGACATTGTGTCAAGCGGCACGCGGCATGACCTTTCAACCATAGCATCGAGGATATTCGCCCTGCTCAGGCAGTTTGATGATGACGGCGCCGATGTCATCCTCGTTGAAGGCGTCGACGAGCGCGGCCTTGGCTTTGCGGTCATGAACAGGCTGCGAAAGGCAGCTGGCGGCCGGATCATACTGGTTTAGTACCAGCGCGGACACCAACATCGCAGATCATTGCGACCTCATCGCAGTTGGGAAACTTCGGACAGTTGATGCAATCTTTCCAGACTTTCTGCGGGAGCTCGTCCTTTGATGTGAGGCGAAAGCCGCACTTCTCGAAGAACCCGGGCTTATAGGTCAGGGCAAATACGCGGGGGATGCCGAGGCTCCTCGCCTCCTGGAGCAGGAATTCTACGACCGCCTTTCCTACGCCCTGGCCCATTCTATCCTCGTGCACGGCCACGGCCCTTATCTCGGCCAGGTCCCCCCACACAATGTGTAACCCCCCGGTCCCGATTACCTCTCCATTCTCTTCAGCTACGGCAAACTCCCGGAGGTTTTCATAGATGAGCGCGAGCGATCGCGGCAGCATCATGCCGCGTTCGGCGTATACGTTGATCAACCTGTGTATCTTTTTTACATCCTCCATACGTGCCTTTCTCAATTCCAAGAGCCTCAACCCTCTCCCACCGGTGATTATGATATTACGCTATTCTTACACTATTCTCCACCCCTTGAACAGCCATATTATACCACACGGGCAAGCCAGGGGGAATCGTTCCTGATGAACTTTCTCGATAATCTTCTTGGGAGTCTATTGCAACTATAACCCGAGTGTGCTAGTATAATTTGTGAAAAAAGTTACGAAGTATCCAGACCGGGTATGTGAGTGTAATAGGTATGTGGCCGGGTACCAGTCGAGTATTTGGACATATGAAAGCCTGGGGGAGTGTGGGAGGGGAATGCACAACATTTTAGTTTGCGTTGGCAGTTCTTGCCACCTCAAGGGCGCGTACGACGTGATCAAGGCCTTCCAGTCCCTGATCCGGGAGCACGACCTGGCAGGCGAGGTTGAGCTCGGCGCGACATTCTGTCTCGAACACTGCGCCGAAGGCATTACGATCAAGGTCGACGATGAGATCATTACTGGCGTGACGCCAGATCGTGCAGTCGGGGTCTTTGAGGAGAGGATCCTGGGTAGGCAGGGGCCGGGATCGCCTGGGGTGGGCCCTGAGAGTAGGCCCTGAGAGCGGCCGGGGCTCGTTCCCACAGCCCCAGCGCGCTGGCGGGGATTTAGTGGGGATTTGGTGTGGATTTAGTTAGGACTTAGATTCAGGGAATAAGACTGGAAGACCGGGAAGGGGAAGATTGGGGGAGAGGCTTGTGGGAGTGATAACCACGATCGAGGCCAGGTGTAAGGACTGCTATAAATGCGTCCGCTCCTGCCCTGTCAAGGCTATCAGGGTTACTTCGGGACACGCGGAGGTCGTGGATGACAGGTGCATCCTGGATGGCAGGTGCACCAGGATTTGCCCCCAGAAGGCAAAGAAGGTGGAGGGCGGTCTTGATCGAGCCCGGGGCTTGCTGCGCCCCGGGGCAAGGGTGGCCGCGAGCCTGGCGCCATCCTTTGTAGCGGCCTTCCCTGAGGCGCGGCCCGGCCAGGTCGTCGCTGCGCTCCGGCTCCTCGGTTTTTCGTTCATCCAGGAGACGTCGGTGGCTGCTAGATTCGTTGCAGCTGGACACCGCCTGCTGGTGGAGGGCGGCAGAGGCCCCTGGCCCATCATCTCGAGCTCATGCCCGGCGATAGTGAACCTAGTTGAGAAGCATTATCCTGATATGATCCGCCACATCGCCCCGGTGGTCTCACCTATGATAGCGCACGGGAGGTTGCTGAAACGCGCCCTCGGCCCAGATAGTGCCGTGGTATTCATCGGCCCGTGCGTGGCTAAAAAGGGAGAGGCCGTGGATAAGCATGTGAAGGGGGCTATTGACGCGGTCCTGACGTTTGACGAATTGCGGGAGTGGCTATCCAGAGAGGGTCTGGACCCGGGGGCAGCGGAGTCCTGCGGGTTTGATCGTATCCGTGACATCCGTGAGGTTCATGACGTTCATGGCGCTCATGGCGATGACGTGGGCACCCCCATTGAAATCCGCATTGAGATGGGTTCAGGAGCAGTCTACGAAGCTGGGGACGTGCCCGGCCCCGCCCGCACATTTCCTGTCGGGGGCGGGCTGGTCAAGACCGCAGACCTGCCGAGCGACCTCCTGGAGGAGGACATCGCCGTCGTAACGGGCCTCGAGGAGTGCATGGAGTTCCTCGAAGCTCTACAGGCGGGCGCTCCTGAGGGGATAAGGTTCGTGGAGATGATGGCCTGCGATGGAGGATGTGTGGACGGGCCGTTCATATGCTCGGATTTGAGCCTCTTTGAACGCCGCCGGAGGGTGCTATCGTATAGCGCCGGTGAGGTAGTCAGTAGTGCTGATGAAGTGGTTGGCGATGGGGCTAGTGAAGAAACAGCCGAAGGGGGCGACGCTGACAACGCAGGCCGGGAGCGGCGGGCGGGCGCGGCGGGTCCGGATGTGCCAGGCCGGAGGATGATACTTCTACCGCTCATGCGCGCGTATAGTGCCAGGAAGGTGGATGCGCCCGAGCCCGGCGGGGAGGATATCAGGCGCATCCTGGCGGCCACGGGGAAGATCCTTCCCGAGGATGAGCTGAACTGCGGGGCGTGCGGTTACGATTCGTGCAGGGAGAAGGCTGTCGCAGTCTACCAGGGCATGGCCGAGATCGAGATGTGCATACCTTACATGCGCAAGCGGGCCGAATCCATGGCGAGCGTGACATTCAACCTGACGCCGAACGGTATCATCATCACCGACACGGACCTCAGGATACTCGATGTCAACCCCGTGGTCGAGCGGAAGCTCGGCATGAGGCGCGACGAGATCAAGGGCAGAAGGTTGAATGAATTTCTTGATGCCGCCGCTTTTGAGGAGGCGCTCAGGGCCGGCAGGGTCATTACAAGGGAGATCGCCTACCCCGAGCGGGGCATGGTAACCCTCCAGACCGTGGTGTTCGTTGAGGAACAGGGCATGATCCTCGGGGTGATAACAGATATCACGGAGGAGAGGAAGCAACGGGAGAAGCTCAGCAGCGTGAGGCGCGAGACGCTTGATAGGGCTCAGGAGGTCATA includes:
- the prfA gene encoding peptide chain release factor 1; translated protein: MLDQLDALEQKYGEIEKMLGDPAVLGDQEKLQHYARAHADLEGIVAKYREYKTVKDGIRDVKDMLGERIDDELRELAISELESLESRARHLEKELRIMLLPKDPSDEKDVIVEIRAGAGGEEAALFAGDLFRMYGRYAERHGWRIEMMSSNPTDLGGFKEVIFTVEGRGAYSRLKYESGVHRVQRVPTTEASGRIHTSTATVAVLPEAEEVDVEIRPEDLRIDVYRSTGHGGQSVNTTDSAVRITHIPTGIVVSCQDERSQHKNREKAMRVLRARLLDKVEQEQEAEIAQARKSQVGTGDRSERIRTYNFPQNRVTDHRIGFTTHRLEAILDGDLDEVIDALVAADQAERLRKIG
- a CDS encoding N-acetyltransferase: MELRKARMEDVKKIHRLINVYAERGMMLPRSLALIYENLREFAVAEENGEVIGTGGLHIVWGDLAEIRAVAVHEDRMGQGVGKAVVEFLLQEARSLGIPRVFALTYKPGFFEKCGFRLTSKDELPQKVWKDCINCPKFPNCDEVAMICDVGVRAGTKPV
- a CDS encoding UPF0280 family protein yields the protein MYTGLYAERTYRNLVKGDDLKGFTVAVAETDLLIRAGSDLRDLALQAVIECRADLESYIARDPAFRTTLAPHRLLPGAPDIAVTMARAARLAGVGPMAAVAGAIAEWVGRRLLECSDEARGEVIVENGGDIFMASKRDRRVGIFAGDSPFTNRIAIEIPPSDMPVGICTSAGTVGHSLSLGRADAAVALARDAALADAAATAIGNLVRTPDDISGALEFARRIDGLMGALIIKGDKMAAYGKVKLVPICG
- a CDS encoding DUF1385 domain-containing protein, which encodes MDVRFGNRARVALFLQLGGWQGEPSRGVGELGSDFQYGGQAVIEGVMMRGQTSIAIAVRRQDHEITVREKPIGSLTARWPFLRWPVIRGVVMLVESLVIGIQALMFSANEFAGGEGEEKLKPWELTGTIVFAMALFVGLFIVLPNLFAVAVQKLVHNVVAVNLLEGLFRIFIFLAYIFAVSRIKDIQRVFEYHGAEHKTIHTYEAGEELTVENARKHSTLHPRCGTSFLLIVMVIMIIAFSLIGRRAFLPRIALRLAMLPVVAGLSYEVIKATGRKHVAKWVRWAIAPGLWLQKLTTREPDNEQLEVAIKALESVLEKKGDAFVGPA
- a CDS encoding threonylcarbamoyl-AMP synthase, with translation MSGSKNTEVIRVDPIHPELDLIRRAARLLRDGGLVAFPTETVYGLGANALDEEAVKDIFRAKGRPADNPLIVHIARREDLQGVVSAVPLVAERLIDQFWPGPLTLIFPRHPGLPYVTTGGIDTVAVRMPDHDIALGLIAEAGVPVAAPSANTSGRPSPTAAEHVIDDLGGKVDLILDGGPTAVGVESTVLDITVTPPVILRPGGTTPEDIQAVIGEVILPGLGAREARHGSPGSPDLAPGIAEDQGQDQAPKAPGMKYRHYSPEAEVILFEARTRPGAGEGRVSGDRAGGAQAGDGAMGAMGTMVSMIWSVATRLATRGKRVGIMCTDETCGAYARLADSAPMGTRSRLDIVSSGTRHDLSTIASRIFALLRQFDDDGADVILVEGVDERGLGFAVMNRLRKAAGGRIILV
- a CDS encoding (2Fe-2S) ferredoxin domain-containing protein, coding for MHNILVCVGSSCHLKGAYDVIKAFQSLIREHDLAGEVELGATFCLEHCAEGITIKVDDEIITGVTPDRAVGVFEERILGRQGPGSPGVGPESRP
- a CDS encoding PAS domain-containing protein gives rise to the protein MGVITTIEARCKDCYKCVRSCPVKAIRVTSGHAEVVDDRCILDGRCTRICPQKAKKVEGGLDRARGLLRPGARVAASLAPSFVAAFPEARPGQVVAALRLLGFSFIQETSVAARFVAAGHRLLVEGGRGPWPIISSSCPAIVNLVEKHYPDMIRHIAPVVSPMIAHGRLLKRALGPDSAVVFIGPCVAKKGEAVDKHVKGAIDAVLTFDELREWLSREGLDPGAAESCGFDRIRDIREVHDVHGAHGDDVGTPIEIRIEMGSGAVYEAGDVPGPARTFPVGGGLVKTADLPSDLLEEDIAVVTGLEECMEFLEALQAGAPEGIRFVEMMACDGGCVDGPFICSDLSLFERRRRVLSYSAGEVVSSADEVVGDGASEETAEGGDADNAGRERRAGAAGPDVPGRRMILLPLMRAYSARKVDAPEPGGEDIRRILAATGKILPEDELNCGACGYDSCREKAVAVYQGMAEIEMCIPYMRKRAESMASVTFNLTPNGIIITDTDLRILDVNPVVERKLGMRRDEIKGRRLNEFLDAAAFEEALRAGRVITREIAYPERGMVTLQTVVFVEEQGMILGVITDITEERKQREKLSSVRRETLDRAQEVIDKQMRVAQEVAGLLGETTAETKVLLTRLMKLFQSEEGNGAER
- a CDS encoding peptide chain release factor N(5)-glutamine methyltransferase, whose product is MVKLEFDGAGPAGQIRVQDALRRGADYLRPRGVPTPVLDAEVLLAWVLGARREDLYTHPERLLAGDQLKMFDDVLEARGSRVPVAYIRGKKEFMSLEFYVDRRVLIPRPETEILVETVVERLNQRAHRHDGRRAVVGAASPQAGHATRLAGHGGTGHGRGVGGAEPAGWDGRSLWVADIGTGSGAIAICLARLVPGVHVFASDISTDALAVARINADKHGVTDRITFIEGDLFSPFAGFDVDGARRGRICGAREFEGKFDAIVSNPPYISSAEMRTLQDEITYEPVVALDGGEDGLDVCRGILSQAPMHLAEGGFVALEVASNRAEEVREIALRRFEEVEILRDYSGRERVAFARGPRKGR
- a CDS encoding pyridoxal phosphate-dependent aminotransferase family protein, coding for MNSLQRRIDAFSSRLRKVKENHLYYYLQQVDALNGARVTIGGREMIMFSSYSYLALIDHPGIKAAANAATSEFGTGTHGVRILAGTTKLHVELERRLAEFMGTEDAIAYNSGFLGNVATISSFVGKGDAVIVDQLSHASLVDGARLSGAEFIWFQHNDPSDLERILRDAEGRYRGKLVVVDGVYSMDGDVAPVPELLELVRKYDAWLLVDEAHSLGVLGRTGHGIKEYFGLPDDAIDITTGSLSKTLPAVGGFVAGKADFIAFLRHNARGFVFSAALPPAATAAAKAALDVIEEEQWRIAKLRANIKRFVDGLHDLGYDTLNSKSAVIPIIIGEEEKTLKLTMLLHEDGIFICPILPPAVPPKTCRLRANVLASHTDEDIDRALDALGRAGKKLGIIGGGQGSAKGASAGEGGSERAPEPELEPAMEVATGVVSAGR
- the rpmE gene encoding 50S ribosomal protein L31, with the translated sequence MKKDIHPKFEITTLTCACGERFEVGSTKKDLKVEICSKCHPMFTGKQRIVDTGGRVERFKRRHGL